Within Alkalidesulfovibrio alkalitolerans DSM 16529, the genomic segment AGCCCCGCGCCGCCCGTGCCCGTGCGCACGCCATAGGCCCGCGCCCGGAAGGGGTAGCTGTACTCCAATGCCTCGATGGGCGTGTTCAGCGTGTTGGTCATGTGCGCGTGCACCGCGCTCTCGCCATCGCCGCCGCGCCACGCGCCCATGCCGCCGCCCAGCGTCTCGTAGTAGGCGAAGGGCGTGTCGGTGCGCGGGTCCAGGCCTCCGATGGTCACGTTGTTCATGGTGCCCTGGCTGGCCGCCGGAACCTCGTCCGGCAACGCCTGGGCAAGCGCCCCGAGCACCACGTCCACCACGCGCTGGCTGGTCTCCACGTTGCCGCCCGCCACGGCCGCGGGAAAATGCGCGTCGAGCACCGAGCCCGGCCGCGTGAGCACCGAAAGCGGCCGCATGATCCCGGCGTTGGTGGGCACGTCGCGCGTGATGAGCGAGCGGAAGCAGTACAGCACCGCGGAAAGCGTGATGGCCCGCACGGCGTTGAGCGACCCCTTCATCTGGTCGTCCGAGGCCGTGAAGTCGAGCTCGGCCTCCTCCCCGCGCACGGTCATGGCCAAGCGGATGGCCACCTCGCCGCCGCCCAGGCCGTCGCCGTCGAGCACGTCGGCAAACTCGTAGCGGCCGTCCGGGATGCGGGCGATGCGCGCCCGGGCGATGGCCTCGGCATAGTCCAGGAGCGCCCCGGCATAGCCGCTCACCGTGTCCAGGCCGTACTTGGCGATCAACTCGCACAGGCGGCGCACGCCCGTGGCGTTGGCCATGACCTGGGCCGCGAAATCGCCCTCGCGCTCGTGCGGGGTGCGCACGTTGGCCAGCAGCAGGCGCATGATCTCAGCGTCAACGGCCCCGCGCTTGACCAGCTTCACCGGCGGAATGACCAGCCCCTCCTGGAAGAGGCTCGTGGACAACGGCATGGACCCTGCGGTCATGCCGCCCACGTCCGCGTGGTGCGCCCGGTTGGCCACGTAGAAGGCGGGCCG encodes:
- a CDS encoding hydantoinase B/oxoprolinase family protein, producing the protein MTTINPILLEVFKNRFAAIAEEMGVSLTRTAFSPNIKERRDLSCAVFDASGEMIAQAAHIPVHLGSMPLSVQAAIAACDMAAGDMVLLNDPYRGGTHLPDVTLVAPVFAGGGRPAFYVANRAHHADVGGMTAGSMPLSTSLFQEGLVIPPVKLVKRGAVDAEIMRLLLANVRTPHEREGDFAAQVMANATGVRRLCELIAKYGLDTVSGYAGALLDYAEAIARARIARIPDGRYEFADVLDGDGLGGGEVAIRLAMTVRGEEAELDFTASDDQMKGSLNAVRAITLSAVLYCFRSLITRDVPTNAGIMRPLSVLTRPGSVLDAHFPAAVAGGNVETSQRVVDVVLGALAQALPDEVPAASQGTMNNVTIGGLDPRTDTPFAYYETLGGGMGAWRGGDGESAVHAHMTNTLNTPIEALEYSYPFRARAYGVRTGTGGAGLRRGGDGMVRELELLAESEVTVLSERRERGAYGLMGGKPGEPGRNTARIDGETTELPGKFSRRFPAGTILRIETPGGGGFGQR